In Microbacterium terrisoli, the genomic stretch GAGCTCCATCGTCACGGCAAAGGCTGGCCAGACGATCCAGGTGCCGGTGTACGTGCACCGCACGGGCACGTCTTCGAACGCGAGCGGGACGGTCACCGTCACGATCACGAGCGAGAACGACCCGTCGGCCACGCAGACCATCTCCTACAAGATGAACGCTGCCAACGGCTGACCCGGTGAACTGCGGCACCTGCCGCGATGAACACGCGTGGTGCCCCGTCTTCGGGCGGGGCACCACGCCATCAGGAAGGATGTCGGGGTGAGCATCACATCGACCCGTCTGCGCATCGCGCTGGTCGGCACAGCGATCTGTGCGCTGGCGGCAACCGGCGCGCTGGCCGGCTGCGCGACCACCAGCGGGGCGGACGGCCCCGACAGTGCGCTCATCGTCCGCGACGGCACCCTGCGCGTGCCCGATGCCGATTGTGCGGGTGCTGCGCCGTATCTGTTCGTGCACGCCGGAGCCACCCTGACCATCGCCGATGAGACCGGCGCCGTCGTGCTGGACACGCCGCTGTCGCCGGGCACAGCACAGCGCGCCGACGACACCGACTACGGCAACGCTCCGCGGGTGCCGACGTTCTGCGCGTTCGATTTCCCGGCGACCGGACTCATCCCCGGCGACACCTACACCTTCCGCGTGGGAGACCGCACCGTCGGCCACGCGGAGTTCGATCCCGACGACGCCGGGGTCTTTCGCATCGGCTATCCAGCGCTCGGAGACCCCTCGTCCGTACTGAAGGGCAACGGATGAACACCCGCTCACGCTCACGCCGGCCGGTTCTGGCCGTGGCAGCCGCAGCCCTGACCGTGGCCCTCGCCTTGGCAGGGTGCGCGGCAGCGCCGCGCGGCGGCGCCGACGCCATCCCGACGGCGGCCGCAGCCGCCGGTCACGTCACACCCGCACCAGAGGCCGTACGCGCCCCGCAGGTGCACGGCACGCTGGTGGACGGCACCGAGGTCGAACTCGCCTCGCTGTGGACCTCGCGACCGCTGGTCGTGCAGTTCACGGCGACCTGGTGCACCCAGTGCGCAGACGGCGAGCCGGCGCTGCGAGCACTGGCCGACGACTACGGCGACGACCTGCTGGTGGTGCACGTGGCGCTGGACGAGCCCGCCGACACGATTCAGAAGTACCTGCACGACAACGATGTCGTGGGACCGGTGATCGTCGATGGCACCGGATCGATCTGGCGTGACTACGCGGTCGCCGAACCGCCCGTGACGGCACTCATCGACACCGCAGGCGGCATCGTGAAGATGTGGCCCGGGGGAGCGACGGGCGACGATCTGCGCTCAGCGCTCGAGAAGATCGTCACACGCTGAGCGCATCGGGCACGCCGGTCGGTGCGGCCGCGGCGACGGGGGTGAGGATGCCGGAGCCCGCCGGCATGGCGAGCCGCTCGAGCTCGCCCGCGCCGACCAGGTCGACGTCGGCCGTATCGGCGCCGGCCGCCCACAGCTCCGGCCGCACCATGGCGCGGCGCAGAACGGTCGACCGCGACAGCCGCGGCCCGACCACGCGCAACCGGTGACCACCCCGCGAGACGCGGCGGCCCCACGCCCGCACCGTCTCGACGCGCACGTCGGCTCCCACCCGCTGCAGAGCGCGATGCAGACGATCCGACAGCGGCCAGCTCAGACTCACGTCGATCGATGACCCCGTGCGCACAGATGCCATCAGCACGCGCAGCACATCGCGCAAGGGCGTTCCCTCCGACGCGCGCAGCACCACGCGCTCGGGCACCGCGCGGCCGGCGAGCCCGTCCCACGCGCGGTGGTCGGTGGCGATGGCGCGGCGCAGAAGGTCGGCATCGGCCGGCAGCAGCGAGTCCCGCGCCGCGACGGCGACGTCGCCCAGGAGGCGGTCGACATCCTCCGGCGGGATGTCGGCCCACCCAGGCCGAATCAACGGGCCGGGCTGGGCCGCAGGAAGTGTCACACTCATGGTCAGTCCTCTTCTCATGCGGATCGGACGGCTGGGGTGCGATCGAGATCGCAGCGTTGTGCCCAGTGTGCCGGTCACCCGGCGTAAGCGAAAGTGGCAGAATCTCACCAGTGCAGTGAAGTCATGCTTCACTGCAGACATTCTGGGAGGTGACGAGAAGTGCTGGATCTGCGCCGAATGCGGTTCCTCTACGAGTTCCAGCAGCGCGGCACTCTTGCTGCCGTCGCCCGCGCCTTCTCGTACTCGCCGTCATTCATCTCTCAGCAGATCGCCACGCTCGAGCGCGAAGCGGGCACCCCGCTGCTGCGTCGTACGGGACGGCGAGCGCAGCTGACCCCTCAGGGCGAGCTGCTGGCCAACCGCGCGCGTCAGATCCTCGATCAGATGGAGCGGGCCTCGGCCGAGCTCGCCGGCTATGCCGACATCGTGATCGGCACCTGCCGACTCGCCGTCTTCCAGTCCGTCTCGCACACCGTGCTGCCGCACGCCCTCGCACTGCTGGCACGCCAGCACCCGCAGCTGCGGATCGAACTCGTCGAACGCGAGCCGGAACAAGGCCTGTTCGAGACCGTCGCGCGCGAGTTCGACCTCGTCATCGCCGAGCAGTACCCGGGCGTCTCGCGCCCTCGACGCGCAGGACTCGACCACGTCACCCTCGGCGAAGACGCACCGTTCCTGGTCACTCCGTGCAGCGGGCCGCACAGCGTGAGGACCCTCGCCGCCGCCGCCGACCGGCCGTGGATCGCCGAGCCGCGCGGCACGGCGTCGCGCATCTGGCTGACCCAGCTGTGCCGCCAGGCGGGATTCGAGCCGGACGTGCGGTTCGAGACGAACGACCTGGTCACGCACCTGCGCATGATCGAGGCGGGGCAGGCCGTCAGCATCCTGCCGCAGCTGATCTTCACCTCTATGCGCGCCGACGTCGCGCTGCATCGCCTGCCGCTGGCCGCCGGACGCGAGATCTTCAGCGCCGCGCGAGAGACCACGGCCGACATGCCGATGATCGTCGTCGTGCGCACGGCCCTCGCTGAGGCGTTCAGCGCGGCGATGGCGCATCCGCGGCGTGAACCGCTCGCGCACTGAACCACTCTCGCGCTGATCCCGCGCCGGCACCGACCCCGCTGTGGCGGCCTGCACCCTCACGTCGTACGGCGGTGGGCTCAGTGCGTGACGGCACCGGCCGCGTCGCGCAGCACGTGGTCGCGTACGAGCGCCGACACCCCTGCCGAGTCGCTCTCCATCATCCGATCCAGGATCAGGTGGTGCTCGGTCGCCGACTGCCGCAGCTCGGGCGTCTCGATGCGCGCCGCCAGGCTCCCCAGCCGCGTCTCCTGTCGCAGCGAGATCGCCAACTGCAGCAGCCGGTGATTGTCGAGCAGCTCGAGCACCGCGCGGTGGAACAGCCGGTCGGCGTCGAGGTACTCGGTCAGGTCCCCCTCGTCGACGGCGCGCACGCCCCGATCGGCGAGAGCACGGAACTCACCGATCCGCTGCCGCGGAAAGTCCTCGGCAGCCGTGGCCATGGCGGCAGACTCGATCCAAGCCCGCACGGTGATCACCTCACGCGTGGCGCGCTCGCTCATGCGCGTGACGCGAAAACCCTTGTTGCGCACCGGTTCGACGAATCCACGGTTCTGCAGATCCACCATGGCCTCGCGCACCGGAGTGGCCGAGACGGCGAACTGCGCAGCCAGCGACGGCACGGTCACCAGCGTGCCCGGAGCCAGCTCACCAGTCACGATGGCGGTGCTGAGCATGCTCTCGACGTCGTTGCGGAGATTGCCGCCCTCGCCGCGCGTCGCACGTCTGCTGTCCACGGCGCCCCTTTCGTCACGGCATCGGTCTGCCACGGAACAGATCGCAACGGCGACTTCGCCGTACTCTTCAGCGTCTCAGCATCTCAGCATAGAGGAGGAGCGGCGCCGACCCGTGGGAGCGGCCGTTCGAGCTGACGCGGCGGCGACTCAGAGCACCTTCGACAGGAACGTCTTCGTACGCTGGTGCTGCGGGTTGCTGAGCACGTCGTGCGGATCGCCGGTCTCGACCACCACCCCGCCGTCCATGAACACGACCTGATCGCCCACTTCGCGGGCGA encodes the following:
- a CDS encoding TlpA family protein disulfide reductase, with translation MNTRSRSRRPVLAVAAAALTVALALAGCAAAPRGGADAIPTAAAAAGHVTPAPEAVRAPQVHGTLVDGTEVELASLWTSRPLVVQFTATWCTQCADGEPALRALADDYGDDLLVVHVALDEPADTIQKYLHDNDVVGPVIVDGTGSIWRDYAVAEPPVTALIDTAGGIVKMWPGGATGDDLRSALEKIVTR
- a CDS encoding LysR substrate-binding domain-containing protein gives rise to the protein MLDLRRMRFLYEFQQRGTLAAVARAFSYSPSFISQQIATLEREAGTPLLRRTGRRAQLTPQGELLANRARQILDQMERASAELAGYADIVIGTCRLAVFQSVSHTVLPHALALLARQHPQLRIELVEREPEQGLFETVAREFDLVIAEQYPGVSRPRRAGLDHVTLGEDAPFLVTPCSGPHSVRTLAAAADRPWIAEPRGTASRIWLTQLCRQAGFEPDVRFETNDLVTHLRMIEAGQAVSILPQLIFTSMRADVALHRLPLAAGREIFSAARETTADMPMIVVVRTALAEAFSAAMAHPRREPLAH
- a CDS encoding GntR family transcriptional regulator; translation: MDSRRATRGEGGNLRNDVESMLSTAIVTGELAPGTLVTVPSLAAQFAVSATPVREAMVDLQNRGFVEPVRNKGFRVTRMSERATREVITVRAWIESAAMATAAEDFPRQRIGEFRALADRGVRAVDEGDLTEYLDADRLFHRAVLELLDNHRLLQLAISLRQETRLGSLAARIETPELRQSATEHHLILDRMMESDSAGVSALVRDHVLRDAAGAVTH